One window of Saccharopolyspora phatthalungensis genomic DNA carries:
- the solA gene encoding N-methyl-L-tryptophan oxidase, whose product MESFEAAVVGMGALGSAAAYHLARKGARVVAFEQFELGHVRGASHDTSRIVRTSYGAPQYVRLAQSAYQDWADLERESGERLMSITGGVIFFPADGPYSASDFTAALEECGAPHEMLTPAEVHKRWPQFRIPENVEIVYTADSGIVHAARTVATLQMRARAHGADIRDRTPVQRLTPGGSGVVLHTANGDIRADRVILAADAWTNTLLEPLGAAIPLDVMQEQVTYFRPDDPDDFGRERFPVWIWEDEQCFYGFPTYGEPTIKAARDVSGNRMMPDERSFVPSAELTEQLSSFVHGLIPASGPDLRTVTCQYALTPDRRFVISPLRQHPDIIVALAAGHGFKFTPAIGRILAELAVDGRTSDDISAFVAPTPVPAG is encoded by the coding sequence ATGGAATCATTCGAGGCAGCTGTCGTCGGCATGGGAGCGCTGGGCAGCGCCGCCGCCTATCATCTCGCACGCAAAGGCGCCCGTGTCGTCGCCTTCGAACAGTTCGAGCTCGGTCATGTGCGCGGAGCCTCGCACGACACCTCCCGCATCGTCCGAACCTCCTACGGGGCACCCCAGTACGTGCGCCTTGCCCAGTCGGCTTACCAGGACTGGGCAGACCTCGAGCGGGAATCCGGCGAACGGCTAATGAGCATCACCGGCGGCGTGATCTTCTTTCCCGCTGACGGACCGTACTCGGCATCCGACTTCACCGCCGCCCTCGAGGAGTGCGGTGCCCCGCACGAAATGCTCACGCCCGCCGAAGTGCACAAGCGCTGGCCGCAGTTCAGGATCCCGGAGAACGTCGAGATCGTCTACACGGCCGATTCGGGAATCGTGCACGCGGCGCGCACAGTGGCAACCCTCCAGATGCGGGCCCGGGCGCATGGCGCCGACATCCGCGATCGCACGCCGGTCCAACGGCTCACCCCGGGCGGTTCCGGCGTCGTTCTGCACACCGCGAACGGCGATATCCGCGCGGACAGGGTGATTCTCGCCGCCGACGCCTGGACGAACACGCTCCTGGAACCGCTTGGTGCCGCCATCCCACTGGATGTCATGCAGGAGCAGGTCACCTACTTCAGGCCGGACGACCCCGACGACTTCGGTCGTGAGCGGTTTCCGGTGTGGATCTGGGAGGACGAGCAATGCTTCTACGGCTTCCCGACATACGGAGAGCCGACCATCAAAGCCGCCCGCGACGTGTCCGGCAACCGGATGATGCCCGACGAGCGCTCCTTCGTCCCATCGGCGGAGCTCACCGAGCAGCTGTCGTCCTTCGTCCACGGCCTCATCCCGGCAAGCGGTCCAGACCTGCGCACCGTGACCTGTCAGTACGCGCTCACACCCGATCGGCGCTTCGTCATCAGCCCGCTGCGGCAGCACCCAGACATCATCGTCGCACTCGCGGCCGGGCACGGTTTCAAGTTCACCCCTGCCATCGGGCGCATCCTCGCGGAGTTGGCCGTCGACGGCCGGACATCGGACGACATCTCCGCTTTCGTCGCGCCGACTCCCGTCCCGGCGGGTTAG